In Pedobacter sp. WC2423, the following are encoded in one genomic region:
- a CDS encoding GlxA family transcriptional regulator — MIKLGLLLTNQYRLLSVAAILDVFETVNKLYLQDGHPAPFQIDLFCSDDSLLSNPGTYFYGYQPLSIQNPSKQELILIPSFINEDIKHAIAENYPAITWLNQQYAAGAELASFCTGAFLLGATGLLNGKIATTHVDACADFASAFPEVSLQAEKTVTQDGRLYTSGGATSSFHLMLHLLQIHCGNAIAIKIAKLFAIDMDRHTQSYFNTFQISRKHNDDLVAMAQQKIEMAYHNTGTIEEMIKDIPASRRNIVRRFKQVTGITLIEYLQQTRIEAAKKLLEQTVEQMTEVIYKSGYNDPKAFRKVFRKAVGMTPSEYRDKFYLGTRA; from the coding sequence ATGATAAAACTTGGTCTTCTCCTAACTAATCAGTACAGATTATTAAGTGTAGCAGCTATACTGGATGTCTTTGAAACAGTCAACAAACTTTATCTTCAGGATGGACATCCGGCTCCTTTTCAAATTGATTTATTTTGTAGTGATGACAGTTTGCTAAGCAACCCAGGTACTTATTTTTATGGCTACCAGCCATTGTCTATTCAAAATCCATCCAAACAAGAGCTCATTTTGATTCCTTCGTTTATCAATGAAGATATAAAGCATGCCATTGCTGAAAACTATCCGGCAATTACCTGGTTGAACCAGCAATATGCAGCAGGCGCAGAACTGGCCAGTTTTTGTACCGGTGCTTTCCTGTTAGGTGCAACAGGACTGCTCAATGGGAAAATTGCAACCACACATGTAGATGCTTGTGCAGATTTTGCTTCTGCATTTCCAGAGGTCAGCCTTCAGGCAGAGAAGACAGTTACCCAGGACGGCAGGTTATACACCAGTGGAGGAGCAACATCCAGTTTTCATTTGATGCTGCACCTGTTACAGATACATTGCGGAAACGCAATTGCCATTAAAATCGCAAAGCTTTTTGCTATTGACATGGACAGACATACGCAATCTTATTTCAATACCTTCCAGATTTCCAGAAAGCATAATGATGATCTGGTTGCAATGGCGCAGCAAAAAATAGAAATGGCTTATCATAATACCGGAACTATTGAAGAAATGATTAAAGATATACCTGCCAGCAGGCGAAATATAGTCAGGCGTTTTAAACAGGTTACCGGAATTACACTCATTGAATACTTACAGCAGACCCGTATTGAAGCTGCAAAAAAATTGCTGGAGCAAACTGTTGAACAGATGACGGAAGTAATTTATAAATCAGGATATAATGATCCTAAAGCTTTTAGAAAAGTATTCAGAAAAGCAGTTGGGATGACACCGAGCGAATACCGTGATAAATTCTATTTAGGAACAAGAGCCTGA
- a CDS encoding Dabb family protein gives MIAHHVLFWLKADTTADQKSAFRKGLESLEKIETATKIHIGAPAPIERAVVDTTYTFSLILFFEDLAGHDVYQGHPIHIAFLDEFRGLFEKVIIYDAI, from the coding sequence ATGATAGCTCACCATGTTTTATTCTGGTTAAAAGCGGATACCACAGCAGACCAAAAAAGTGCATTCAGAAAAGGCCTTGAATCTTTAGAAAAGATAGAAACTGCAACAAAAATCCATATTGGAGCTCCTGCTCCTATTGAACGTGCAGTTGTAGATACAACTTATACCTTTTCATTGATTTTATTTTTTGAAGATCTTGCTGGTCATGATGTTTACCAGGGTCACCCTATACATATAGCCTTTTTAGATGAATTCAGAGGCCTCTTCGAAAAGGTTATCATTTACGACGCCATTTAA
- a CDS encoding VOC family protein — protein MAMFKEVNAFSGFSVKEIDEAIRFYENILGLEISRTMGQLVLHIAGGGTVFVYAKPNHVPATFTVLNFPVINLQESMNELRKRGIEFIIYKEDGFETDDQGVFHGGGPRIAWFKDPSGNILSVLEKGNADEKRQY, from the coding sequence ATGGCAATGTTTAAAGAGGTGAATGCATTCAGTGGTTTCTCCGTAAAGGAGATAGACGAAGCAATCAGATTTTACGAGAATATACTGGGATTGGAAATTTCCCGGACGATGGGGCAGTTGGTATTGCATATCGCAGGCGGAGGAACTGTATTCGTTTATGCTAAACCTAATCATGTTCCGGCAACTTTTACAGTTCTTAATTTTCCGGTGATCAACCTGCAGGAATCAATGAATGAATTGCGCAAAAGAGGAATAGAATTCATCATTTACAAAGAGGATGGCTTTGAAACCGATGACCAGGGAGTATTTCATGGCGGTGGCCCCAGGATTGCCTGGTTCAAAGACCCGTCTGGCAATATCTTGTCCGTTTTGGAAAAAGGCAATGCTGATGAAAAAAGACAATACTGA
- a CDS encoding DinB family protein, with the protein METILLDTDRTFTTLLQVISSFDEQQLNEIPFADSWTAGQVAQHLILANTGFIEVMQGPVKDAGREPDQLVAQIRADFLNFGTKMKSPDFILPLPISYSKQRQLGTLENIKSSLINLIQTMELDQICLTFELPGYGFLTRTEAIYFVNYHSQRHTHQLNTIYQYLSAV; encoded by the coding sequence ATGGAAACAATTCTGTTAGACACAGACCGCACGTTTACTACGTTATTACAGGTGATCTCTTCGTTCGATGAGCAGCAGTTAAATGAGATCCCTTTTGCTGATAGCTGGACTGCCGGACAAGTTGCACAACATCTTATACTCGCTAATACAGGATTTATAGAAGTGATGCAGGGACCTGTAAAAGATGCCGGCCGGGAACCAGATCAGCTGGTGGCACAGATCAGAGCTGATTTCCTGAATTTCGGGACTAAAATGAAATCTCCGGATTTTATTCTGCCCCTGCCCATCAGTTACAGTAAACAAAGGCAGCTGGGGACACTGGAAAATATCAAAAGCAGTTTAATCAATTTGATACAGACTATGGAACTTGATCAGATATGTTTGACATTTGAGTTGCCTGGATATGGTTTTCTGACGCGTACCGAAGCCATATATTTTGTGAATTACCATAGTCAGCGACATACGCATCAGCTGAATACTATCTATCAGTATTTATCAGCAGTATAA
- a CDS encoding helix-turn-helix transcriptional regulator: MDIIKKINEIAVTYFEDNNSKFAAALGTNEANIRNYRSKIVPKVDFIVKLCNDLDISFEWMFNDSGEMKKVKKEADVSLTHQAAGTHPTATGISNNLQHHQGIPLYEMNPSGSLLDFFNQPPNIIDYIQIPKLPKSDGALYILGESMYPVLKSGDIVIYKKVNNLKEGIYYGEMYLLLINIDGDDATILRYVHHSEKGEDYIRLISHNTAHAPKDINMEYIKAMALIKASIRINTMM; encoded by the coding sequence ATGGATATAATTAAAAAGATCAACGAGATAGCTGTGACTTATTTTGAGGATAACAATTCAAAATTTGCCGCTGCCCTGGGAACAAACGAAGCTAACATCAGGAATTACCGGAGTAAAATCGTTCCTAAAGTGGATTTCATCGTGAAGTTATGCAACGATCTTGACATTAGTTTCGAATGGATGTTTAATGATTCAGGAGAAATGAAGAAGGTTAAAAAGGAGGCTGATGTTTCCTTAACCCATCAGGCAGCAGGAACTCACCCAACCGCAACAGGAATCAGCAACAATCTTCAGCACCACCAGGGGATTCCGCTTTATGAAATGAACCCCTCCGGAAGTCTGCTTGATTTTTTTAACCAGCCGCCAAATATCATTGATTATATACAGATCCCTAAACTTCCAAAAAGTGACGGTGCCCTTTATATTCTTGGAGAAAGTATGTATCCCGTTTTGAAAAGCGGTGACATCGTCATTTATAAAAAGGTAAATAACCTGAAAGAAGGAATCTATTATGGCGAGATGTATTTGTTATTAATCAATATTGACGGAGATGATGCCACTATATTAAGATATGTTCATCATTCGGAAAAAGGGGAAGATTATATCAGGTTAATCAGCCATAATACGGCACATGCCCCAAAAGACATCAACATGGAATACATTAAAGCAATGGCTCTGATCAAAGCAAGTATCCGGATCAATACGATGATGTAA
- a CDS encoding NAD(P)H-dependent oxidoreductase, whose amino-acid sequence MKNQKIFVINGGQVFGHSGGRFNNTIFNATLNFFKSQPGFEIRSTDINDEYDPAQEVENYVWADVVIYHTPIWWFQVPNGLKKYIDVVFTEGHQKGIYSNDGRSSANPNINYGTGGSLQGKKYMVTSSWNAPVAAFTLPGEFFDQRSEDDGVLFGFHRMNAFTGMKPLAGIHFHDVEKNADIVNDMRLYQEHLTNTFINQKQEHEFLSDSNH is encoded by the coding sequence ATGAAAAATCAAAAAATATTTGTGATTAACGGAGGACAGGTTTTCGGACACTCCGGAGGTCGTTTTAACAACACAATTTTCAATGCAACACTAAACTTCTTTAAAAGTCAGCCTGGATTTGAAATCAGGTCAACTGATATCAATGATGAATATGATCCTGCACAGGAAGTAGAAAATTATGTATGGGCCGATGTAGTAATTTACCATACCCCTATCTGGTGGTTCCAGGTTCCTAATGGCTTAAAAAAATATATTGACGTGGTATTTACTGAAGGTCACCAGAAAGGGATCTACAGCAACGACGGCCGTTCTTCAGCCAACCCTAATATTAATTACGGAACTGGTGGTTCTTTACAAGGCAAAAAATATATGGTAACCTCTTCCTGGAATGCACCAGTTGCTGCTTTCACGTTACCTGGTGAGTTTTTCGATCAGCGTAGTGAAGATGATGGTGTATTATTTGGCTTTCACCGCATGAATGCTTTTACAGGTATGAAACCATTGGCTGGTATCCATTTTCACGATGTAGAGAAGAATGCTGATATTGTCAATGATATGAGATTATATCAGGAACATTTAACCAATACTTTCATTAATCAAAAACAAGAACATGAGTTTTTATCTGACAGCAATCATTAA
- a CDS encoding putative quinol monooxygenase, translating to MSFYLTAIIKSTPGNAEQLKAILKTLVSGSKTEAACLQYDLHQVQEDPNLFIFHEEWASKEDWDLHNVTPHIKKFAADAATILDGSPIIHITKRAG from the coding sequence ATGAGTTTTTATCTGACAGCAATCATTAAAAGTACACCAGGAAACGCTGAACAATTAAAAGCGATTTTAAAAACTTTGGTTTCAGGATCAAAAACTGAAGCTGCTTGTCTGCAATATGACCTGCACCAGGTTCAGGAAGATCCAAACCTGTTTATCTTCCATGAAGAATGGGCAAGCAAGGAAGATTGGGATTTACACAATGTAACCCCGCATATTAAAAAATTTGCAGCAGATGCTGCTACAATATTAGATGGTTCACCCATCATACATATCACTAAAAGAGCAGGCTAA